In Chlorocebus sabaeus isolate Y175 chromosome 5, mChlSab1.0.hap1, whole genome shotgun sequence, one genomic interval encodes:
- the LOC103225927 gene encoding putative serine protease 29 has translation MLLLLFLAVSSLGSCSAGSPVPVPENDLVGIVGGHNAPQGKWPWQVSLRIYSYHWASWVHICGGSLIHPQWVLTAAHCIFQKDTDPSTYRIHAGDVYLYGGRGLLNVSRIIVHPNYVTAGLGADVALLQLANPVICAADIRTVKLSPVSLELTPRDKCWVTGWGAIKMFESLPPPYRLQQVSVQVLENTVCDQRYRNASGHTGDQQLILDDMLCAGSEGRDSCYGDSGGPLVCRVRRSWRLVGVVSWGYGCALRDFPGVYARVQTYVPWILQQVGELP, from the exons atgctgctgctgctgttcctgGCCGTCTCCTCCCTGGGGAGCTGCAGCGCGGGGAGCCCAG TGCCCGTTCCCGAGAATGACCTGGTGGGCATCGTGGGGGGCCACAACGCCCCCCAGGGGAAGTGGCCGTGGCAGGTCAGCCTGAGGATCTACAGCTACCACTGGGCCTCCTGGGTGCACATCTGCGGGGGCTCCCTCATCCACCCCCAGTGGGTGCTGACTGCCGCCCACTGCATTTTCCA GAAGGACACCGACCCGTCCACCTACCGGATCCACGCCGGGGACGTGTATCTGTACGGGGGCCGGGGTCTGCTGAACGTCAGCCGGATCATCGTCCACCCCAACTACGTCACCGCGGGGCTGGGTGCAGACGTGGCCCTGCTTCAGCTGGCGAACCCCGTAATCTGTGCCGCTGACATCAGGACGGTCAAGCTCTCCCCGGTCTCGCTGGAGCTCACCCCGAGGGACAAGTGCTGGGTGACCGGCTGGGGCGCGATCAAGATGTTCG AGTCGCTGCCGCCGCCCTACCGCCTGCAGCAGGTGAGTGTGCAGGTGCTGGAGAACACCGTCTGTGACCAGCGGTACCGCAATGCCTCCGGGCATACTGGCGACCAGCAGCTCATCCTGGATGACATGCTGTGTGCCGGCAGCGAGGGCCGTGACTCCTGCTAT gGCGACTCCGGCGGCCCTCTGGTCTGCAGGGTGCGAAGGTCCTGGCGCCTGGTGGGGGTAGTCAGCTGGGGCTACGGCTGTGCCCTGCGGGACTTTCCCGGCGTCTACGCCCGTGTCCAGACCTACGTGCCCTGGATCCTG